Part of the Pomacea canaliculata isolate SZHN2017 linkage group LG11, ASM307304v1, whole genome shotgun sequence genome is shown below.
GGGAACTAGCAGAGCAGATATAGCTCTGCGCTTGGCTCTAAACTGATTGCTCAACCCTCCTCCCTAGAAACAATCTTTTATTGGATGAAAAAACGCAAAATGGCACAAAGTGtacaaacatttactttcaGATTAACCTCCAAAGATATGCTGCAGAACTCGGTGAAACGGATGGAATTAAACAGATGTACTGACATAAAGTATACTGTGTTCGACTGACATTTTTATAAGAACAGTGGACGCAGAAAAATGCTCAGGTGGGGGATGGGCAAACTGcatgctgacagtgaaataTCCACGTTCATATTCATCCtctatatctttttttctgcccaGCCCCTTGCTTCCTCTCCCCCTGCCTACACCCCCGGTTCCTGCGggaatgaagaaataaacagtttgtcTATAATAAGATCTGAGACAATTCCGCAGTTGTGCAACCGTGTTGCACGTGCGATATCGAATGTTCACCCAGTGGCACTATCCAGTATCATATTGTGTACACACTACACAAAATCGACATGGAAAATGTATCGCTGAAACCCTCAGATTTCTAAAGCATTAGTTAATGCGCTTCTGTCTTGGGATCTAATGGAAATGGCATGATCACACGATATAACGAAACTCGCATGCAGTTTGTTCCTCACTCTCCATTTTCATTCTGACATGAATTGACAGATCACGAAATTAGCTTCCTTCTAagttaaaattcattaaaattaaatgaaatgttaaaacaagCTTCTCTACAAGCAAGAGCAAAATAATGGAAACATCATCCACACAACATAATTAGTATAGCATTATGTCTACtgtttattatgatgattacaCACTGTagcattttgtctttgtaaatCGTTGCTGAAAGGGGAACAACTCGTACAGTACTACACTGTCGTTGAGCTTGGCTAGCTTCCCTTCTCAGTGTTTTTGCAAAATGTATGCTTACTAATAAAGTTTTTTCCCCAAgatagttttatatttattttattattaaatattcttGTAAGCAAAGTTACTGAGTGCTTCTTCTTCCAAATTGTATTTAATGTGTGAACTTATAAGAAGAGATAAGGGCCTTTTCGTTCTCTTTTCTTCCCCTAATTTATTGTCAAAATGGCAGACGACGCACAAAATTCATCGTCgtgaaaatgtttctgttctATCCTGTTGATTTACGGATACGATGGCACGATTTCAGGTAACTACCGTACTCGTTATGTGTAAACCATTCGTCTACAAACTGCAACATCTTTATTTCGTCGATAACAAATCGTGATTTTACCTCGTATTGTATAGTTCTGTTTACTTCGAAACAGAAGTGTTGGACGAGTAGAATCGGTTGTAAAATGCTTCTTGAATTTGGTTTCCCTTATAGAATTTTTCAAACACATGATGTCTCAAGAAATGTTAGAATGTATTTCTCTGTAGCTAAATCTTCCACGCGGCTTTCCACACAGAAGACAGTGGAAACAAGGATATATCTTCAGTCGAGGATATCGATCTTATGAACGACTGTTATGTGTTATGATTGTGCTCTTTTCGGATATATGATCTTGTtcgttttgatttttgtaatgGATTATGATTGTGCAGCTGTTGTTCAGTGTAAATGCCTGTATTTAAGTGCTTTTAGCACTTAAAGATAAACTGCATTGCAAAAATTAACATCCATATCTCTAATCCAGTAGTTGCTGTCCATTAATGATAGAGAAGGGAAGGATGAATAACATTCATTTGAATTATGTGTGCCTGATGAGGCTACAGACAGAACATATATTGATTGCTCTTCAACTGACATTATTGTCACTGTGGAAATAaaattgtactttattttaattttttttatctttattttctttctgattgTGCAGTGTTCATTGAAAACCAATCAGAAAAAAGATTATTCACTGAGAGATTTTAAAATCTGCTTTCATAGTTTTACTGGAAAAACACTTAGACATTTGTCCCATGTGTAtaagtttgaaaaagaaaggaaaaaatgcatacattatGAGTCATTTTTGCTTTGTTAGTTTTATAACAGTGAATAAATTTGCTCTTCTGCAGGTTAGGAGTGGTAGGAGAAGGGGAATATATGGAATACCATGTCTTCAGTCACGACTCCAGGTGGCAGTTATTATCATTATAGTCTTCATAATTTCCGTCTCCATCAAGATCCTGCAGCCAGAATTCTCTTCAGATACTAGAATTGAATCACTGAATTTAGGAGACAGCATAAAACATAATGCAATGCCTGATGGGAATTTAGTGGTCAATCACATTGACTTTGCACCACAAGAGGTCCATTTAGACATTGATGGACCCATGAACATAGCTCAACGTACAGAAAATGCCAGAGACAAGCTGATAGAAAAGTATCGAGTGAACATCAGTACTTCAAAGCACTCTTTACAGTCACTCTGGAGTACTGCTGCTGACTGGGTACAAGCTCGTGAAATTCTCCCAGAACGCGCCACAGAACTTGGCaagttattgtttttgtttttagttgttgCTACATGATAATTAATAATCATTTACTTTATCTCtgtaaatgaataattaattacCATTTAACAAGATTtaaaatgttagttttattAAGTTTTGTTAAGTGCATTTTGAAGGATCTCTGCAAgtcttaaaaaatttaatagtttttagACATTTGGAGACTCAACTCTATCTTATAAAATAGAGTAATTGTGACTGCAAGACACTGTTGAAATGGGCAGCAAATAAATGGCTTATCCTACTTGCTGTTGTCAGGTATTCTATCAGGAAGCCCACACAACAGGATGAAAAGAGAAAGGTTTTGTGTAATATAgccattttcacattttattacCTCTCGAACAGCACCAGCTGTCCAGAGAGTGAAAACTTTAAGCTGACTAGCAAATATATGATCAGCATTGCATCCCAGAACAAACCAGAAAGATCTATAGGAGTGAACCTAGGAAAATAATCGACACGACTGCACATTTGTCTGTTTGCACACCTCAGTAACCACCCATGATAACCATTTGCACAAAGTATTAGGTTAGCATGATCAAAGCCAGATGACATCAGTATCGACATACCCAGTTATGATCTCAGTGAAGATCTATTCTCTCACTATGTCGCGAACATCCAATGCCAGAGTTATTTAGTTTTCAGCATCATTGAAAATtaccatactttttttttctgagctaGTCATTAAGCTAAAACACTTGATATTTTTCATCTACATATTAATATACAAAGATCTAGTGTGTATTGTGCCTACAATACTGTTTCTACTGTTTACAGTAGCTCTTTTCCTGCATCTTTTTATTAATCTTAAAAGGTAAAGTTCACGCTTGTTAAGGGATGTATTCTTGTTGGCTTTATCTGTACAAAACTGGTTatttattctatgaaaaactgttaaaaaagaaacagaaaatattaatatatgttATGTTAACCTTAAAATTCTTGTTTTAGAAGTCATGGATCTGCAGagtatacatgcatgcatgcatattgGACTGCCCAAAGCTTACCTGATCTGTAGAGACACGATAAAGCTGAGTTTTCCCCACCTATCTTTGAAGTGGGCGGGGAATAACCAACTCctttcttccattattttacAGCAGTATCTGACCCTGATCTTACTAGTTGCTATCAAAACAATCAAAACTATCCTTATATTTCCATTATATAAAGACTGTTGCAAGCTGCAAGGGCTAATAGTAGTAACAAGAATGGTTTTCAGCTGAAGAGGTCAATAAATCACCAGGTGAACCTCTGTTCCCCAAAGTCTCCTGGGACTGTGTGCaatcaataacaaaaagaatGGTGCAAGATAGCTTCAGAGCTCTCAACCTCCCTTCAACTACACTTTTTCTGCTGGAAGGCATCCCTATAATTTCTCcatctcttttcttccaccttcatatcttatttctttcttcttccaccACCTGCTACAGTTTCTgcattcagtaaaaaaaatatttatatccttAATCCAATAGATATTATTATTGTCAAATACCCTGATGCTTtagtgcagcggttctcaacctgtgggtcgcgaccctcTGGGGGGTCgtgacgtgcctacaagggggtcgcgaaggtggtcattttttaaaaaaagtttcttatactggtattagtgaaattagtttacattgtgtaaccgagtggtgcgggggctcaaactccaaatctcttcttcctattcaagtacactgtctcggcatgcagtgacttctcacttccaaaactcaaaacacaatctcctctcaacaattaagcctccaatctccctcctctcgccttttgccctctttctcccccaatctctcatcgctgactcccctatattacaccaccatattacaaacaactgacaagatgaatgctttcgtccgaaaaatttcgttgtggacgcaaaagatacgccaagaaaatatttttgatatgtttccgtgcttgtgtaagtgcaaggctgacaacttgaatcttgatcaggtgaagaaggtaattattgcccatctaaacggactgcaagaaaggtttcagcattatttcgctgaaattgatgtgactaaatacgattggattcgtaatccatttgtggctgatcctagcacaagcgggttgtccacgcaagaagaagagcagctcatcgacctttcgagtgaccaatccctgaaaatggtcttccacacaacaccagtgacaacattctggattagcatcaacggtgaatatcctctcctttctgagaaagcaatgaaagttctgctgccattttcaacttcttatatgtgtgagcaaggattttcagcattggcagcactgaagtctcaatacagaaatcgtgtggacgcagaggctgagctgcgaatagcagtgggtacgaacatcgcacacaggttcgcttctctatgcaacagcaagcaggctcaaccttctcattaatcaaagagagtgtccaataaaattaatatttattagctttagtaaaatttcattaacagttatacttcttgcagatacgaactttgctcttccgttgttgaattgcattgatttcctcgacgctgcgttcgaggttagctaaagctgcccccccccccgctcttccaccgacctagctggctaaggggggtcgcggacgtaccggtgttcgtcaggggggtcgccacatgtaaaaggttgagaaccgctgctttagtgttttagttttttgtgatttttctaGATCATATATTGAGAGTAGATTTGAAAAATGCAGCCTGGAGTCTGGTTTGTTAATCacttttgtaacaaaaatattctagGAGGAGGAGAATAAAACTTGATTCTTCCAGTCTTGCTCTGTTTCATACATGGAATGAAAAGCTGAGCACTGCTTTCAGATGTTAGGAATGTGTTCAGATTTTTGGCAGGTTTTCGCACAGAACATTAGCAGagattatataataaaaatgtggagGAGTGGTGTACAATTAGGTCATTCATTTAATAATGTACTGTTGTTAGCTAACATTATCACACCAGAGTCACAGCTGTATGCAGCCTGCTTTTGTTCGTGAACGTGCAAGTATAATGTACACTCAGCCATAAAGCATATGAGAAGTGCAGCTGTCTATGCAATCCATGGAATAACTGGTAGGAAATTAAAGAGGgaaatttcttcagctttccAGAATTCTGCCAAGTTGAAAGCTTGTTTGATATGTTTCCATGAAAGGGTCCTTGCCCTTCTGGGACCTAGACTTGccaaatattataaaatagttGCTGCCTCCTGACTGGCCAGCTCATCACAAATTGAAATGGTCAGGACAAACCTAACACAAGCAGCGAGATGAACATTAGCCCACTAATGATTTCCTGTCCAGAATCAGAGTATGCAATGCTAATATGTGAGGTCCGTTGCATGCCACAAGGTCCTTTAAATGGAACTTCTGCCATGGTGTTTAAGAAGATACTGATTCTTACCATGGGGAAAAAAGGAAGTGGGAGGAGCAAGAGAAAGagttggttgattggttttgTTTAAGGACTCTTTTCTTACAGAATGAGTGTAAACAACAATAGTAGTAACATGTCAGAAGAAACACATCACTGGGAGCTGGGGATAATGtgaaaggggaggtaagtgaGAACTAGCAAAAAAACTGTTCAGCTCATTCTCACCTGGGATGCGAGTCACCTTGGTCTGCAAATTCCCCTGTGACACCATAGTCATCCAGAAGCCGGACACTGGCCATTTCATCGGTTCCTGGTAGCCGCTCCATCTCACTTTTGTTGTCACCTCAGCGCCTTCTCCTGAACTTTCTCACTTTCATGTGATGTCCAGTCCAGTTTCCCGCTCATCTACACTGTGGATAGATTGTGGTAACACAGGGTTTATTGTTGaggggattttttgtttggttgttgttttgagaattttttccccttttttgtGCTACTCCTTTCAATGGCTGTCGCTGGTTTCAGTCAAGAAGAGATGGCAGCGCTATTTTTCGGCATCGGTCAGAAAACAAGTGCTCCAATTTTACTTTCTTCGCCACTAAACGTGCACACCCCTTCCCCAGGGGAATCAATTCAGTTGGGTTCTTTTGACGGCAGACAGAAATCTGGTGTGTGTCGGTGTCATTTACTGGCTGCAGCTATCTTTCCGTTAATCACGCTCCACTCTTTGAAAGAGGACTGAGGAGCTGGGCATGTGGTCACCAGACGATGTCGATTTTTCTCTGCAGCTCTCTTCCTCACCAGTGCGTAGTATTCGGTCATTCAGACTGCACAAAGCGCCTCCGCAACGCTTGTGTGTACGGTTGGAGAACTTGTCGCCGCCTTAGCCACCGCTTTTGTCGCAATGAGTTgggaaaaagggagaaaactgaaaaaacacaACATGAGCAGGATGGTGTATGGAGGGTTACACGTGAGTGAGATCGATACCGGTCTGATTGTGTTCGAGAGCTGATCGATCTCGCTTCTACTTGTCAGCACGCAAGACAACTTCGACATCGGTCATCAGGAGCAGGGAGGCCGTGGCTATACCCTACTTCCCCATCTCGCCAACTGTATTTAGCACATAACAACTCCTCGTAGAATATCTACTTTGTTCCAGAAGCCAAGACCGAGGAAGGTGAATGATGTGCTCGAAGAAAGCGAAGAGCTGGGTGATTGGGATGAGACAGGAGGCTGGGGGAAAGTCCAGATGACAAAGAATATTTGCACGCGTGACAAGTGCGCGTGCACTGCAGcctacatgtacacacacactcagaagCCGCTGGAAAACGATTGAACAACCGATGCCGATGAAGATGGTGCCTAGCCCAGCAGCATCATCAGCGGTAGGACGGCCTGAATTATATAGGTTACTGAGGACGTCGACACTCATTCTCAGTTGGTGCCATGGCGTTTTGACCCCGAAGGGGTGGGGTTGTGGGGTGGTACCAGATCAGAGGGGTACCCATTGTTCGGTGATAAACGCCCCCGTCACCCACCACTAAGCACGGTAGGACGGCAGGAAAATCGATTAACGGCTCGCATGTAGAATCCTCCTTCGTCCTCCGCACCACCCACCCCttctcatttttcattcatcCCCGACTTGTAGCGAACCTCCGCTGCTTATACAACAACTACCGGAACCATGCGGCAATATGCATTTGTTGAGATCCAGATGTCGATGATGCGAACAGACTGCCAAGATTTATTATCTTACATTGCTGCTGTATTGTATTTAAACTGTTGAGTAACTATGATTCATCACTTGTTTCGCACGGGACTTTTCTGGTAAGGCGCTCAGCAAGCAGTGCTTGTAACCCGTCTCCGAACGGTTCAATATTACGTGTTGTCCAATACAGAGTCTTTTGTGTTGTTAAGGTTGGGGAGTTGTATCAATGCGCACAACCATGAAAATGTACAACGActaatgttttcattctttttgtaaaCCACTAGCCAACTATTTGTAGAAAGCTTGCAAACCATGTTCATTTTTCATCTTACAAGTAGTGTGTTTGTAACAGGTTCAAGCTTCTTGATACTACAGTCTCAGACCATTTATAAAGTGTATTATAACAATAGGGCAATGTGAGCCATGAAGACATGATTTCAAAATCAAACAATGCCACTATTTGTGGAAGTTaagggtttttattttcctttgacTGGACTTTATGAGTGTTCCTGTTGCTTTCCTCAATAGAGACTGAGACGGCATACTTCTAGTATGTGAAATAATCGAGCATGTGCATGCgtgaaaaggaaacaaagccATCATACATCTCAACCCTTTTCTCGACTTTTTTTGCACTCTTTTTTTCCTAGCTATGGTGCTGATGCttgaaatacaaaaatctttctatttatattgtttatagaGTCTTTATTTAGCAACAACGCTGGGTTTTTTCAAGTAACATATCAATCAGCTGTCCTTGTCCAAGTAACAATTTCCCTTGTCCAGaattagcgcctgtcaccaataccaTGAAgtttggttgtcctgggttcagctcttgtttcagctgttctttctctgcatgtggcatctgtttacatggctggctgctttgcagGGATGTAGACTTGCTGGCTTGATGTAAAATACCACGTAAAATTTCCCACCCACTGTCTTTTCACTTTGTCTAGAACCTCTTTTAGCAGTATTTTTACATGCACAGCTTTTCTGAACCacatgaaaaaaactttcagaaacAGACCAGCTCAATACTTCATTCTCCTGATTAATAGCTACATTGTTTACACTGAGTCTtcttagtttttaaatttttaagatAACTGAAAAAACACAGTATTCAGTGTCAAAGGGCAGCATGGTCcaaaaaacgcaaaaaaaagCTCACAAAAATTGCCTCAGCAAATCTTAAGTCCAAAGCATCATGCAGTATTGTTttggtggttttatttttaggtgCCATTCTTCATGCCATGGCAACAGCACCTATCACTGCTGTAGATGTGGGTTATAAAGGCACACAGCTAAAATTATCTATGGAACTACAAGACAAACAATCAGTTGTTTTCAAGCCCATGTGGTGAGCATACagacagaatgtgtgtgagagagagactgggagGACAGGGTGTGTATGTGcctgcacacacatgtatagaagagagagagggtgagaagGTGTGAGCTACTTTGTGCGCTGTCTATTGTGAAATCAAATGTTTCCTGTTTATCAATGCAGGTacaaaagagattttattaTACAAGGTGAACCATATGCAGGAAGAGATAGGCATAATGCTGAGGTAGCAGCCTTTCATCTCTCAAGGTAACACGTTGACCTAAAATAGAAGTTATAATTTGTAATTTCTCTGAGTACCCAGTTTAtattgattattttaaaattataagaTAATGTTGTTTGTTAGACCTGTTGTTTTCATCTCTTATCATTGTGGTGTCCTTTTAATGCTGCTTGGCAAAACAAGGAAGATAAACTAATGCTTGCATTTATACAGAGAATATGTCATTTTCCCCATGAGCACTTCGAAATATAATTTTGGGGTTTCTATAgtgtcattaaaaattattgttgtgAAAGGAAAAATACTAAGACAAATAGAactattaatgtattttttttttatcaggatCTTAGGGTTAAGGCGTGTTCCATTAGCTGTTGGGCGTAAAGTTAACCTTAAACAAGAGGTTATTCCTGTTGCATCTCAGGCACttctaaacacattttataaaggTTTGTTTGTCATTGGTGCATAACAATAGAGTACACTGTTGACATTTTTCCAGATGCTGTTTTTATATAATATTGTGGAAAACACTCTTTATGAACATATTTGTGAATttgaaatttgtaaaattttaatgaGTACAAAAGTAATTCAAAAAATGGTGATGCAGTGGTGGTGTCATTGTTTTTCATTACTCCTAGTGAGTCATGTGTTGAGATCCTGTTTGGCATATGCCTTTTTCCATTTCCTCCCCCTTTTATGAATTCCCACAAGATAAAATCCTACTTCTTTCGTATTAACCAACCAAAGCAACGTAGAAATCACTTTTTCATAACTCTtgaaattttgctttttgtttattttctcatttgctcggatttgtttgttttcatcattaGCATGAATCTTTTGCATAATCAGTTTATTAAAtttgaattaattttgtttgcattttttttttgcagataataATAACACTTGTTTCTATGGCAAGTGCTATTACTGTCGACCAACAGAAGGGGTATGTGCGGAAGGGGAAGTAATGGAGGGCACAGTAATCCTCTGGCTGCCTGCCAAGTTCATACTGAATACCACACATCACCCCTGGGCTCGAAAGTATAGAGCAAATGTTCGTGCAAAGTAGGTGCACAGACATCAGTGTTGATGTGATGGCCAACCCTTTATGGAGATTTAATTAGGTTAATAGTGTTGTAGACCCAGGAGTCAGAATGCCAGCATACTACTAACTGCCTTTAGTTAATCTCTGTCATTCTCTGAGAACTGAATTGTTCATGGTTTTATTCTGCTATTCTTGCACATTATTTATGCTACTTTAAAATCTTCATTGTTAAAACGATGATAATAATTTGACATTTTACTACTAAAGGCTGATTtaattgcaaaataattttcaaatgaGTGGGCTTAGTTTATCAAAAGA
Proteins encoded:
- the LOC112575223 gene encoding glycosaminoglycan xylosylkinase-like gives rise to the protein MARFQVRSGRRRGIYGIPCLQSRLQVAVIIIIVFIISVSIKILQPEFSSDTRIESLNLGDSIKHNAMPDGNLVVNHIDFAPQEVHLDIDGPMNIAQRTENARDKLIEKYRVNISTSKHSLQSLWSTAADWVQAREILPERATELGAILHAMATAPITAVDVGYKGTQLKLSMELQDKQSVVFKPMWYKRDFIIQGEPYAGRDRHNAEVAAFHLSRILGLRRVPLAVGRKVNLKQEVIPVASQALLNTFYKDNNNTCFYGKCYYCRPTEGVCAEGEVMEGTVILWLPAKFILNTTHHPWARKYRANVRAKWETDDNYCKAVKQLPLYKTHDYRLLDIIDTAIFDYLIGNADRHHYETFSNVDKGMLVILDNGKSFGNPFQDERSILAPLYQCCIVRYSTRENLRILQESLLSSVLREVLRSDPIYPVLTDSHFEALDRRVATVLQEIETCISTNGLNSIILDDR